The Hyphococcus flavus genome contains a region encoding:
- a CDS encoding HAD-IA family hydrolase, whose protein sequence is MKFEAVIFDFGGVFTTSPVQNFAVFERAHDLPERFIGEVIKTNMHDNAWAKFERAEIDIETFDSAFADETRGAGFEIRGRTLVSLLSLTFNHDMIEALERVKQAGYKTGCITNNLPKLDSKGMLAPDEKKEIVERINANFDHIIESSKAGVRKPEPRIYEMMCNALHVEPPACIFLDDLGVNLKPAKAMGMTTIKVPFGDVRPAIDELSQHLGLAFSGD, encoded by the coding sequence ATGAAATTCGAGGCAGTCATTTTCGACTTCGGCGGCGTTTTCACCACGTCGCCTGTTCAGAATTTCGCCGTCTTCGAACGCGCGCATGACTTGCCCGAAAGGTTTATCGGCGAAGTCATCAAAACCAACATGCATGACAACGCCTGGGCGAAATTCGAGCGCGCGGAAATCGATATCGAAACTTTCGATAGCGCCTTCGCCGACGAAACACGCGGCGCCGGTTTTGAAATTCGCGGGCGCACGCTCGTTTCGCTTTTGTCGCTGACATTCAATCACGACATGATTGAGGCTCTCGAACGAGTGAAACAGGCTGGATACAAAACGGGCTGCATTACCAACAACCTGCCGAAGCTCGATTCCAAAGGCATGCTGGCGCCCGATGAAAAGAAAGAAATTGTCGAACGCATTAACGCCAATTTCGACCATATAATTGAGTCGTCGAAGGCGGGCGTCAGAAAGCCCGAACCGCGTATTTATGAAATGATGTGCAACGCGCTTCATGTTGAACCGCCAGCCTGCATTTTTCTGGACGATCTCGGGGTCAACCTGAAACCGGCGAAAGCCATGGGCATGACGACCATCAAGGTCCCGTTCGGCGATGTACGGCCGGCGATAGATGAACTCTCGCAACATCTGGGTTTAGCGTTTTCGGGTGACTGA
- a CDS encoding glutathione S-transferase family protein → MAKPVLYHMPQTRGGTTMWMNEELGGVCDVKLINMKAGEQKQPDFLKINPMGKIPALVHGGVAVTEAAAICAYLADAFPQANLAPAANDPKRGAYFRWMFFAPSCIEPMMLDKFADIKRENTAAVGFGTEADVLNAIKAAIGDGPFLLGEKFTAADVVFGSTLNFAMMFGAIEKTEPFASYTERLMSRPAVKRAMEKNGQYMKELGLE, encoded by the coding sequence ATGGCGAAACCTGTCCTCTATCATATGCCGCAGACGCGCGGCGGCACGACCATGTGGATGAATGAAGAACTTGGCGGCGTCTGCGACGTCAAGCTGATCAACATGAAGGCGGGCGAGCAAAAGCAGCCTGACTTTCTCAAAATCAATCCCATGGGAAAAATCCCGGCGCTGGTGCATGGCGGCGTTGCGGTGACGGAGGCGGCGGCGATTTGCGCCTATCTGGCCGATGCTTTCCCTCAAGCGAACCTCGCGCCCGCGGCAAACGATCCGAAACGCGGCGCGTATTTCCGCTGGATGTTCTTTGCGCCGAGCTGCATCGAACCGATGATGCTCGACAAGTTCGCTGACATTAAACGCGAGAACACAGCGGCTGTCGGGTTCGGAACCGAGGCCGATGTCTTGAACGCCATCAAAGCCGCTATTGGCGATGGCCCGTTTCTATTAGGCGAAAAATTCACAGCCGCCGACGTTGTCTTCGGTTCGACGTTGAATTTCGCCATGATGTTCGGCGCGATTGAGAAAACCGAGCCTTTTGCATCGTATACAGAGCGATTGATGAGCCGCCCCGCCGTCAAGCGCGCCATGGAGAAAAACGGCCAATATATGAAAGAACTAGGCCTCGAATAA
- a CDS encoding hypothetical protein (catalyzes the conversion of salicylyl-CoA to gentisyl-CoA): MKITVIGGGPGGLYFALLTKKRLPDCEIDVFEQNRADDTFGFGVVFSDETLDEFLSADPESYDDIRNNFAYWTDIAIVREGTRTIVGGNGFAGCSRKTLLQLLQNRCEAVGVNLHFSETVALNDIEKRFSDSDIVVVAQGVNSPIREKYDADFGARIEETRNKFCWMGSTRPLDAFTFFFRKTEYGPFCAHTYQYEKGRSTWVLETTPECWTASGLDRMDEAESARFLETVFAEDLQGHSLITNKSLWRSFPTIRCGNWNHKNMVLLGDAKATAHWSIGSGTKLAMECASSLSDAVVTHAPDVNAAFAAYETERRTPVEITQHNAQVSLRWFEDMGLHWNKERYEFAFSLMSRAKSLTWDNIGLRDAAFLEKVESEFYDRYERCDGPAVHKDRPTPMFTPYDLRGMTVQNRVVVAPMAQYSAVEGDVTGWHFSHYTNFARGGAGLVFVEMTCPTPDARITPGCTGLWSDKQEQDWKHIVDFIHETTSSKVALQLGHAGRKGSTKTPNADEKGRMDIPLDDSNWPIYSASPIPYFTDISQTPVEMDRAKMDAIIEDFVASAKRGARAGFDMLELHCAHGYLLASFLSPLTNQRKDKYGGDALSRARYPLEMFEALRAAWPEDRPMSVRLSSSDWAEGGMTLDDLQVIAQSFKDAGVDIIHASSGQTVPWQKPVYGRMWQTPFAEFIKQKIGIPTIAVGDITLLEQVNAIVAASRADLCALGRPHLNNPFFTRQAAGHYGVKHIAGEALGWPAQLQSGEYQLYREAEKLNEKALDLAIKARPNRRHYQCAD; encoded by the coding sequence ATGAAGATTACGGTTATCGGCGGCGGTCCGGGCGGACTTTATTTCGCGCTTTTGACAAAAAAGCGTCTGCCGGATTGTGAAATCGACGTCTTTGAGCAAAACCGGGCCGACGACACGTTCGGATTCGGCGTTGTCTTTTCAGATGAAACCCTTGATGAGTTTTTAAGCGCCGACCCGGAATCCTATGACGATATCAGGAACAATTTCGCTTACTGGACCGACATCGCCATCGTACGTGAAGGGACGCGCACGATTGTCGGCGGCAACGGTTTCGCCGGATGCTCGCGCAAAACCCTGCTGCAATTACTACAGAATAGGTGCGAAGCGGTTGGCGTTAATCTGCATTTTTCTGAAACTGTCGCACTTAACGACATCGAAAAGCGATTCTCAGATTCTGACATTGTCGTAGTCGCTCAAGGGGTAAACAGCCCGATCCGCGAAAAATACGACGCCGATTTCGGAGCACGTATCGAGGAGACGCGGAATAAATTCTGCTGGATGGGCTCGACGCGCCCGCTGGACGCATTCACATTCTTCTTTCGCAAAACCGAATACGGCCCTTTTTGCGCGCATACCTATCAATATGAAAAGGGCCGCTCCACATGGGTTCTTGAAACAACGCCCGAATGCTGGACCGCATCCGGACTTGACCGAATGGACGAGGCCGAAAGCGCGCGATTTCTTGAAACTGTTTTTGCTGAAGATCTGCAGGGCCACTCACTCATCACTAACAAATCGCTTTGGCGAAGCTTTCCGACCATTCGTTGCGGCAATTGGAACCACAAAAACATGGTTCTCCTCGGCGACGCCAAGGCGACGGCGCACTGGTCAATTGGCTCCGGTACGAAGCTCGCCATGGAATGCGCAAGCTCGCTTTCTGACGCCGTAGTCACCCATGCGCCGGATGTGAACGCAGCCTTTGCCGCCTATGAAACAGAACGCCGCACGCCTGTCGAAATCACCCAGCACAATGCGCAGGTTTCATTGCGCTGGTTTGAAGACATGGGTTTGCACTGGAACAAGGAGCGTTATGAATTCGCATTTTCGCTGATGTCTAGGGCGAAGTCGCTTACTTGGGATAATATTGGATTGCGTGACGCGGCTTTCCTCGAAAAAGTCGAGAGCGAATTCTACGATCGCTATGAGCGTTGCGACGGCCCGGCGGTGCATAAAGACCGTCCGACGCCCATGTTCACGCCCTATGATTTGCGAGGCATGACGGTACAAAACCGCGTGGTGGTTGCGCCCATGGCGCAGTATTCCGCCGTCGAAGGCGATGTTACCGGCTGGCACTTTTCACACTACACAAATTTCGCACGCGGGGGCGCGGGGCTCGTCTTTGTGGAAATGACCTGCCCGACGCCGGATGCGCGCATCACGCCTGGCTGCACAGGACTTTGGAGCGATAAACAGGAACAGGACTGGAAACACATTGTCGATTTCATTCATGAAACGACGTCGTCAAAGGTCGCGCTACAACTCGGTCATGCCGGTCGAAAGGGTTCGACAAAAACACCAAATGCGGATGAAAAAGGGCGAATGGATATCCCCTTGGATGACAGCAATTGGCCGATCTACTCAGCTTCCCCAATCCCCTATTTTACAGATATTTCCCAGACGCCAGTTGAAATGGATCGCGCCAAAATGGACGCGATCATCGAAGACTTTGTTGCGTCAGCCAAGCGTGGCGCTCGGGCCGGCTTTGACATGCTGGAATTGCATTGCGCCCATGGCTATCTGCTGGCGAGTTTTCTTTCACCACTAACCAATCAGCGCAAAGATAAATATGGCGGCGATGCGCTTTCCCGCGCGCGCTACCCCCTCGAGATGTTTGAGGCGCTTCGCGCCGCGTGGCCCGAAGATCGGCCCATGTCCGTGCGCCTGTCTTCCAGCGACTGGGCGGAAGGAGGCATGACACTCGACGATCTGCAAGTCATCGCGCAAAGTTTCAAGGATGCTGGCGTCGATATTATCCACGCCTCGTCAGGACAGACGGTGCCGTGGCAAAAACCCGTCTACGGCCGCATGTGGCAAACGCCTTTCGCCGAGTTCATCAAGCAAAAGATTGGCATACCGACCATTGCAGTGGGCGACATTACCTTGCTTGAACAAGTGAATGCGATCGTCGCCGCATCGCGCGCCGATCTTTGCGCTCTCGGACGGCCCCATCTTAATAACCCGTTTTTCACCCGGCAAGCAGCAGGACATTACGGCGTCAAACACATCGCCGGCGAGGCACTGGGATGGCCGGCGCAACTGCAATCAGGCGAATATCAACTCTACCGTGAGGCGGAAAAATTGAACGAAAAAGCGCTGGACCTCGCAATCAAGGCGCGCCCGAACCGGCGCCATTATCAGTGTGCTGATTAA
- a CDS encoding acyl-CoA dehydrogenase family protein: MTHHRPLADLETHDVANQPPPCEDVNLFETDRALKNAVEKNGGAAHSEHLAAFGARCGSAEVFEWARQANKNPPQLKSFDRYGHRLDEVEFHPAYHQLMDLGLSAGVSGAAWTAKEAGHVLHSALLYLMGQADGGVCCPMSMTYAVVPALRHAPDVAMEWAPRVTAHAYDPRFIPAADKKAATMGMAMTEKQGGSDIRANTTVAAHIVDDEYELTGHKWFCSAPMCDAFLTLAQTEAGVTCFIVPRWRPDGTRNAFHIMRLKDKLGDRSNASSEIEYHGAYARRVGEEGRGVRTIIDMVQHTRLDCIVGSAGGMRGAVREAMWHAAHRTAFQKKLIDQPAMTNVLADLALEAEAATALAFRIARSFDAATDDEAEAAFMRLATPIAKYWICKRQPGVVYEALECHGGAGFVEESPMPRMFRGAPLNAIWEGSGNVIALDILRAIGREPASLEAVRAEIAAARDANAHLDAHITALERWFKPGALNEGTARAFAEDMALALQAAALLKTAPGEVFDGFCNARLDPQHKSLAFGAVTANINARAIVERASPVA, encoded by the coding sequence ATGACTCATCACCGCCCCCTCGCCGATCTTGAAACCCATGACGTGGCGAACCAGCCGCCGCCATGTGAAGACGTCAATCTTTTCGAAACCGACAGGGCGCTGAAAAACGCCGTCGAAAAAAACGGCGGCGCGGCGCATAGTGAACACCTTGCCGCTTTCGGTGCGCGCTGCGGCTCGGCGGAGGTCTTTGAATGGGCGCGTCAGGCGAACAAAAATCCGCCGCAACTGAAAAGCTTCGACCGTTACGGCCATCGCCTCGACGAGGTGGAGTTTCATCCGGCCTATCATCAACTGATGGACCTCGGCCTTTCTGCCGGCGTTTCCGGCGCCGCCTGGACCGCCAAAGAAGCCGGGCATGTGCTTCATTCGGCGCTGCTGTATTTGATGGGTCAGGCAGATGGCGGCGTCTGTTGCCCCATGTCCATGACCTACGCCGTTGTGCCCGCCTTGCGCCATGCGCCGGATGTGGCGATGGAATGGGCCCCGCGCGTCACCGCCCATGCTTACGATCCGCGATTTATTCCGGCTGCGGACAAAAAAGCCGCCACCATGGGCATGGCCATGACGGAAAAACAGGGCGGGTCTGACATTCGCGCCAATACGACTGTCGCCGCGCATATCGTTGATGACGAATATGAATTGACCGGGCACAAATGGTTCTGCTCCGCGCCTATGTGCGACGCGTTTTTGACGCTGGCGCAGACGGAAGCGGGTGTTACCTGTTTTATTGTGCCGCGCTGGCGCCCGGACGGCACGCGCAACGCGTTTCACATCATGCGGCTGAAAGACAAGCTCGGCGACCGCTCCAACGCGTCTTCTGAAATCGAATACCACGGCGCGTATGCGCGGCGAGTCGGCGAGGAAGGCCGCGGCGTTCGCACCATTATCGACATGGTGCAGCATACGCGGCTTGACTGCATCGTCGGCTCCGCCGGCGGCATGCGCGGCGCCGTGCGTGAAGCGATGTGGCATGCGGCGCACCGAACGGCGTTTCAGAAAAAACTGATTGATCAGCCGGCCATGACCAACGTCCTCGCCGATCTCGCGCTTGAAGCCGAAGCCGCAACCGCTCTCGCCTTTCGCATTGCGCGCAGTTTTGACGCCGCAACGGATGACGAAGCTGAGGCCGCATTCATGCGGCTGGCGACGCCCATCGCCAAATACTGGATCTGCAAGCGCCAGCCGGGTGTCGTTTATGAAGCGCTCGAGTGTCACGGCGGCGCGGGCTTCGTCGAAGAAAGCCCCATGCCACGCATGTTCCGCGGCGCGCCGCTGAACGCCATCTGGGAAGGGTCCGGCAATGTCATCGCGCTCGACATATTGCGCGCCATTGGCCGCGAACCGGCGAGCCTTGAGGCCGTGCGCGCGGAAATCGCCGCCGCGCGCGACGCCAATGCTCATCTCGACGCGCATATCACTGCACTTGAACGCTGGTTCAAACCGGGCGCGCTTAACGAAGGAACCGCACGGGCCTTCGCCGAGGACATGGCGCTCGCGCTGCAGGCTGCGGCGCTTCTCAAAACCGCGCCGGGCGAAGTCTTCGACGGCTTCTGCAATGCGCGGCTCGACCCGCAACACAAATCGCTCGCCTTTGGTGCTGTCACCGCCAACATCAATGCGCGCGCCATTGTTGAACGGGCCTCGCCCGTTGCATAA
- a CDS encoding RidA family protein encodes MRQTLQPEGWPRPKGYANGIAAEGRMVFTAGVVGWNSREEFEHDTLSGQFRQALENIKEILKEGDAVPDHIVRMTCYVSSCAEYNNSIKEIGEAWREVFGKVFPCMAVLEVSRFVEPKAKVEIETTAVVPEG; translated from the coding sequence ATGAGACAGACCCTGCAACCTGAAGGTTGGCCCCGCCCCAAGGGCTACGCCAATGGCATAGCCGCAGAAGGGCGCATGGTGTTCACCGCAGGGGTCGTCGGCTGGAATTCGCGTGAAGAGTTCGAGCATGATACGCTCTCCGGCCAGTTTCGCCAGGCGCTTGAAAACATCAAGGAGATCCTCAAGGAAGGCGACGCGGTTCCAGATCATATTGTCCGAATGACCTGTTATGTGTCGTCATGCGCGGAATACAACAACAGCATCAAAGAGATTGGCGAAGCGTGGCGAGAAGTCTTCGGCAAGGTTTTCCCTTGCATGGCTGTGCTGGAGGTATCGAGATTTGTAGAACCGAAAGCGAAGGTTGAAATTGAAACCACAGCAGTCGTTCCTGAAGGATAA
- a CDS encoding GFA family protein, whose amino-acid sequence MADILHKGGCQCGKVRFEATGTPKFVGNCHCASCRKATGAVYSTFIGFEARQVRWVKETPAYHASSPGVKRGFCPDCGTPLTYAGEKWPGETHILIGAFDDPENYPPQGEVFTGEALPFAYERPTKN is encoded by the coding sequence ATGGCGGATATACTTCATAAGGGCGGCTGCCAGTGCGGCAAGGTGCGTTTTGAGGCAACGGGCACGCCCAAATTCGTCGGCAATTGCCATTGCGCCTCGTGCCGCAAGGCGACCGGCGCCGTTTATTCGACGTTTATTGGATTTGAAGCGCGTCAAGTGCGTTGGGTAAAGGAGACGCCCGCATATCACGCAAGTTCGCCCGGCGTGAAACGCGGGTTTTGCCCTGATTGCGGCACGCCTCTGACCTATGCCGGCGAAAAATGGCCGGGCGAAACGCATATTTTGATCGGCGCGTTTGACGATCCGGAAAACTACCCGCCTCAAGGTGAGGTATTTACCGGCGAGGCTCTGCCGTTCGCCTATGAACGACCAACGAAGAATTGA
- the rlmB gene encoding 23S rRNA (guanosine(2251)-2'-O)-methyltransferase RlmB — protein sequence MGDKRREKHKNPPHQPVWIYGRHAVAAALANPARKIRRVAATKNARDWLEKHGADPAVTAKFEDLRPDAIDRLVHAGAVHQGIAAQVDDLPRARLKDACSPTEFGRPVMVLDQITDPQNIGAIFRSAAAFGARAVIVQDRKTPPLSGALAKAAAGAIETLPCIRVVNIARALDGLQGLGYFCAGLAGEAKNDIAALPSQPLALVMGAEGAGLRKLVAETCDGLFRIPIAAGVESLNVSNAAAISLYEAARPR from the coding sequence ATGGGTGATAAACGACGCGAAAAACACAAAAACCCGCCGCACCAGCCGGTTTGGATTTACGGCCGTCATGCGGTCGCGGCGGCGCTGGCCAACCCGGCGCGGAAAATCCGCCGCGTCGCGGCGACAAAAAACGCCCGCGACTGGCTTGAAAAGCATGGCGCCGACCCCGCCGTTACGGCCAAGTTTGAAGATTTGCGCCCGGACGCCATCGATCGGCTTGTGCACGCTGGCGCTGTCCATCAAGGGATCGCCGCGCAAGTCGACGACCTGCCGCGCGCCCGGCTGAAAGACGCCTGCTCGCCTACAGAATTTGGACGGCCGGTTATGGTTCTCGACCAGATTACCGATCCGCAGAATATTGGTGCGATTTTCAGATCCGCCGCCGCATTCGGCGCCCGCGCGGTGATCGTGCAGGACCGGAAAACGCCGCCCCTCTCGGGCGCGCTCGCCAAGGCCGCCGCCGGCGCCATTGAAACCTTGCCATGCATACGCGTGGTCAATATCGCTCGTGCGCTCGATGGGTTGCAGGGTCTCGGTTATTTTTGCGCTGGCTTGGCTGGTGAAGCGAAAAACGATATCGCCGCCCTGCCCAGTCAACCGCTGGCGCTGGTTATGGGCGCCGAAGGCGCCGGCCTGCGCAAGCTTGTGGCTGAAACCTGTGACGGTCTTTTCCGCATTCCCATCGCGGCGGGCGTTGAAAGTCTTAACGTCTCCAACGCCGCCGCGATTTCTTTGTACGAAGCCGCGCGCCCGCGTTAG
- a CDS encoding SDR family NAD(P)-dependent oxidoreductase, whose product MNKRNKRIFITGGGSGIGLSIAQSFSKAEYDVTIGGRNEERLKSSGFPYAVVNVADETSTVNAVKEVGPVDILIANAGIAHTKPALKTSLEDWNRLVATNLTGVFLSARSFAPAMVKNKWGRIIVIASTASLRAYPYASAYTASKHGVLGLVKALALELAKTGVTVNAICPGFTDTPMFKASVRNIVEKTGRSTEEAAAALLKDQPMGRLIEPDEIADAALWLASESGRTVNGQAIAIDGGETMR is encoded by the coding sequence ATGAACAAGCGAAACAAAAGAATATTCATCACAGGTGGAGGCTCAGGCATCGGACTGTCAATAGCGCAAAGCTTTTCCAAAGCTGAGTATGATGTGACCATAGGCGGCCGCAATGAAGAACGGCTAAAAAGTTCGGGCTTTCCTTATGCGGTCGTTAACGTTGCTGATGAAACATCCACGGTAAACGCTGTAAAGGAAGTCGGCCCCGTAGATATTCTTATCGCAAATGCAGGCATCGCGCATACAAAACCAGCTCTGAAGACGTCTCTTGAAGACTGGAATCGTCTCGTCGCAACGAATCTGACGGGCGTCTTTTTAAGCGCGCGCTCTTTTGCGCCGGCCATGGTGAAAAACAAATGGGGCCGGATTATAGTCATCGCATCAACAGCGTCTTTACGCGCTTATCCATATGCCTCCGCGTACACTGCTTCAAAACATGGCGTGTTAGGCTTGGTCAAAGCGCTGGCGTTGGAATTGGCCAAAACCGGCGTCACAGTAAATGCGATTTGTCCGGGCTTTACAGATACGCCAATGTTTAAAGCGTCGGTGCGAAACATTGTTGAAAAAACGGGACGCTCAACGGAGGAAGCCGCTGCGGCGCTGTTAAAAGACCAGCCTATGGGACGCCTGATTGAGCCCGATGAAATCGCTGACGCGGCGCTATGGCTCGCCAGTGAATCAGGGCGCACGGTCAATGGACAAGCGATCGCCATTGACGGCGGTGAGACCATGCGGTGA
- a CDS encoding Lrp/AsnC ligand binding domain-containing protein — translation MRTFFVFIKCKLGKAYDVAADVVEKVDPCPSIFSISGEYDLIAHFSVDNTLDIGRFVNETLHQVPDIVDTKTIIAFNTFSKDQGFKGDGSEN, via the coding sequence ATGCGCACATTCTTTGTTTTCATTAAATGCAAGCTTGGAAAAGCGTACGACGTCGCCGCTGACGTCGTGGAAAAGGTAGATCCGTGCCCTTCGATTTTTTCTATCTCAGGCGAGTATGATTTAATTGCGCATTTCAGCGTCGATAATACTCTCGATATCGGTCGTTTTGTGAATGAGACTCTGCATCAGGTGCCGGACATTGTCGATACTAAGACAATCATCGCATTCAATACATTTTCGAAGGACCAGGGATTTAAAGGCGATGGTAGCGAAAATTAA
- a CDS encoding acyl-CoA dehydrogenase family protein, with protein sequence MTDQEFLDWPFFKDRHRELARALDAWAAKTLPGIVDAPGAHENVDDTCRTLVAALGEGGWLKYCTPDAYGGALEMLDVRSLALIRETLARHSGLADFAFAMQGLGSGAISLFGSEDLKSAYLPKVASGEKIAAFALSEPDAGSDAAAMTASLRPAANGYEAHGEKTWISNGGIADFYTLFARTGEGSRGVTAVVIDADNPGLSIAERIDVIAPHPLARLKFDGAKIPGAARIGEEGQGFKIALATLDVFRTTVGAAALGLARRALDEATGRAVGRKMFGSTLANMPIAQERIAEMALDIDASALLVYRSAWVKDVQKRRVTKEAAMAKLYATDRSQSVIDKAVQLFGGLGVKKGVKVEELYRDIRALRIYEGASEVQKLVIARQHLELFGEKL encoded by the coding sequence ATGACGGATCAGGAATTTCTCGACTGGCCTTTTTTCAAGGATCGCCACCGCGAGCTTGCCCGCGCGCTCGATGCATGGGCGGCGAAAACGCTACCAGGCATCGTTGATGCGCCGGGCGCTCATGAGAATGTTGACGATACTTGTCGTACACTGGTTGCCGCGCTTGGTGAGGGCGGCTGGCTAAAATATTGCACGCCTGATGCTTATGGCGGCGCGCTGGAAATGCTGGACGTGCGCTCACTCGCCCTCATTCGCGAAACACTAGCTCGTCATTCGGGCCTTGCCGATTTCGCTTTCGCCATGCAAGGGCTCGGCTCTGGCGCCATCAGTCTTTTTGGCTCGGAAGATTTGAAATCCGCCTATCTTCCTAAAGTCGCTTCCGGCGAAAAAATCGCGGCTTTTGCACTGTCAGAACCCGACGCCGGATCCGATGCCGCCGCCATGACGGCATCGTTACGTCCCGCAGCAAACGGTTATGAAGCCCATGGTGAAAAAACCTGGATTTCCAATGGCGGCATCGCCGATTTTTACACACTTTTCGCTCGTACCGGCGAGGGATCGCGCGGCGTAACCGCTGTTGTCATCGACGCTGACAATCCAGGTCTTTCCATAGCCGAACGCATCGATGTTATCGCGCCGCACCCGCTGGCGCGCCTTAAATTTGATGGCGCGAAAATTCCCGGTGCCGCGCGGATCGGCGAAGAAGGCCAAGGCTTCAAGATTGCGCTGGCGACGCTCGATGTTTTTCGCACGACCGTCGGTGCGGCAGCGCTTGGACTGGCGCGTCGCGCGCTCGATGAAGCGACAGGCCGCGCGGTGGGGCGTAAAATGTTCGGTTCGACGCTCGCCAATATGCCGATCGCGCAAGAACGCATTGCAGAAATGGCGCTCGACATCGATGCCTCGGCATTGCTGGTTTACCGCTCCGCCTGGGTGAAGGACGTTCAAAAACGCCGCGTAACAAAGGAAGCCGCGATGGCGAAGCTTTACGCCACGGATCGCTCGCAGAGCGTTATCGACAAAGCCGTGCAATTGTTCGGCGGGCTCGGCGTTAAGAAAGGCGTCAAAGTCGAAGAACTCTATCGCGATATTCGCGCCCTGCGCATCTATGAAGGTGCATCAGAAGTGCAAAAGCTCGTCATTGCGCGGCAACATCTGGAATTATTCGGGGAAAAGTTATGA
- a CDS encoding enoyl-CoA hydratase family protein: MNPETFSPKHFLWSFQDGVARVALNRPERKNPLTFESYAELRDMFRELVYVKEVKVVVFGSEGGNFCSGGDVHDIIGPLTKKNMSGLLDFTRMTGDLVKAMRTCPQPIIAAVDGVSVGAGAIISMASDIRYAAPETKTAFLFNRVGLAGCDMGACAILPRIIGHGRASEVLFFGRSFSAQEGLDWGFFNAVMPAEELEAHAMKMAAKLAAGPTFANGITKNQLNMEWSMSIDMAIEAEAQAQAICMQTKDFLRAYDAFAAKEKPAFEGD, translated from the coding sequence ATGAACCCCGAAACGTTCTCTCCCAAACATTTTCTCTGGTCCTTTCAGGATGGTGTCGCGCGCGTGGCGCTGAACCGACCTGAACGCAAAAACCCCCTCACCTTTGAGTCCTACGCCGAGCTACGCGACATGTTTCGCGAGCTTGTGTATGTAAAAGAGGTCAAAGTTGTCGTGTTCGGTAGTGAAGGCGGTAACTTTTGTTCCGGCGGCGATGTTCACGACATCATCGGTCCGCTAACGAAAAAAAACATGTCGGGTCTTCTCGACTTTACCCGCATGACGGGCGATCTGGTCAAAGCCATGCGCACCTGTCCACAGCCTATTATCGCCGCTGTCGACGGCGTGAGCGTTGGCGCCGGCGCAATTATCTCAATGGCGTCAGACATTCGTTACGCCGCACCAGAAACTAAGACGGCCTTCCTATTCAACCGGGTGGGTCTTGCGGGTTGCGATATGGGCGCGTGCGCAATACTCCCGCGCATCATTGGCCACGGCCGCGCCAGCGAGGTATTGTTTTTCGGGCGCAGTTTCAGCGCGCAGGAAGGGCTCGATTGGGGCTTTTTCAATGCGGTTATGCCAGCAGAAGAACTGGAGGCCCACGCCATGAAAATGGCTGCGAAGCTGGCGGCGGGGCCGACTTTCGCCAACGGGATTACGAAGAATCAGCTAAACATGGAATGGAGCATGAGCATCGACATGGCGATAGAGGCCGAAGCACAGGCGCAGGCCATCTGCATGCAAACGAAAGACTTCCTCCGTGCCTATGACGCTTTCGCCGCCAAGGAAAAGCCGGCGTTCGAAGGCGACTGA